The Manduca sexta isolate Smith_Timp_Sample1 chromosome 1, JHU_Msex_v1.0, whole genome shotgun sequence sequence acattttttattactgccccactcctattggtcatagtgtatagcctatatagcctatagccattctcgataaatgtgctatccaacactaaaagaatttttcagttcgaaccagtagttcttgagattagccggtccaaacaaacaaactcttcagctttatataatagtatggaTATATATAATTCTGATTTTATCCAGGGAAAACCCCTCAGTAAGTCAGCCTCTCCTGACCGGAGTTGAAGGTCTCCTGGGCCTCACCAACTACAACCCGAGACGCAGGACTGTAGTCCTTGTTCACGGGTGGCTTGACAATGCTGCCTCAGACTTCAACACTGTGTTGGTTCCtggtaagtttatttttctagaGATTTTCTATTGCACTTTAAAGGTGAGACGAACATCCTCACCTGATGGTAGTAATACGATCGcgaatcctactaatattataaatgcgaaattttgtgaggatggatggatatatgtatgtatgtttgttcctccattacgaaaaaactaccgaacggatttggatgaaactgtacagtaatattggttatacatcataataagaaataggctacaatttataatgattttgtgtaattattttgcaGCCTTCCTCGCCGCGGAAGACCTGAACGTGATTGTAGTAGACTGGAGCGCCGGCGCTGGATCCATCAATTACTTCACCGCATTGGCTAACACAGTGCCTGCTGGTAAGTATAATTGAGTTGCTCTCAAGTATATACTAGGATCCATATTCATAAATGAATCTCTTGAGTAAGATCTTATGtatacagttttacttataaaaacgcaaagctatgcttagttaaaacacaaatttactcgatcagctgtaagtcaaaacccgccatagtggcacacgtgtcgcgttccgggatcagcctgtgtatatccggttccaacaggcataattgtgtcgactgaggggacatcatctctcgtcagtcaacattgtTGGACCCCACAGACCAACAGGTGTAGAGAGTTACatgccagtataaaaaaatgcagtttttaaaaaaaatctgcaaatCTTCCCCTAAATTTAGGGGAATATCACTAAATTGGaaaccctgtattataattacttcaaggttttgtatttttttattataggacTCAGTGTTGCCCGCTTCATTGCCTGGCTGAACCGGGCCACGTCAGCTGTCCCATCTATGTACCATTTAGTGGGCCACAGCTTGGGCGGGCACATGGTTGGAATCATCGGCAGGAACCTTGGTGGAGAAGTGGCGTACATCACTGGTAAGTGCGGTTTTACAAATTGATTATCATcttcatcagccctgtattatatactgtcccactgttgggcacgggcctcctccactactgagagggattaggatttagtccaccacgctgtagtatggattggtagacttcacacaccctcgaaattcctataaagaacttctcaagtatgcaggttttcatgttgtttccttcaccgttaaagcaagcgataattcacaaagaatacacacatattttttttaaaaagtcagaggtgtgtgtctttggcatttgaacctgcggacactttaaaaattatgggcgaaataataaaattgtagagcgaactggtggtagatctctcatatgtgagagtccgtctgggtaggtaccaccgcaatgtatatttaagCAAGCAGCGGTGTGTCACTGTTGTacgtttgaagaaaattgtagccagtgtaactactgaacataataagatttaactgcctcctctactactgaggattaggccatagtccaccacgctgtagtgcgagcagacttcacacaccctcaaatttcctatagagaacttttcagatatgcagggttcctcacgatgttttcctgcaccAATTATAATTTCGATTTAAGCATTAtttaagtcatatttttttcctcCAGCTCTGGACCCGGCAGGTCCAGGATGGATCAACAATAATGACAGATTCCGGCCTAACGACGGTGCCTATACTGAAGTCATACACACGAATGCTGGTGTCCTGGGCTTCCTCGCTACTCTGGGTCATGCCGACTTCTACCCTAACGGTGGTTTGGGAATGCCTGGCTGCGACTCTCAGGAGTGTGATCATTTGAGGTGAGATTTCCAACtcccctatctttctatttgattaatttcgttgcgaaATAATGACGTGAATTTTCaccattgatatatatgtactgcgTAGTAGATCTGGCGTTCCATACACtaattgtgttcgactcaactgtactacAATCTGTACACCTGACTTGATGGtg is a genomic window containing:
- the LOC115449926 gene encoding pancreatic triacylglycerol lipase, yielding MAVYIGLLSLFLAAVAAFPSDPVLIKLDDGLRYQHVQGPDGKLHLSDSWMKASDLEEVARFNPDRQNVYHLFTRENPSVSQPLLTGVEGLLGLTNYNPRRRTVVLVHGWLDNAASDFNTVLVPAFLAAEDLNVIVVDWSAGAGSINYFTALANTVPAGLSVARFIAWLNRATSAVPSMYHLVGHSLGGHMVGIIGRNLGGEVAYITALDPAGPGWINNNDRFRPNDGAYTEVIHTNAGVLGFLATLGHADFYPNGGLGMPGCDSQECDHLRGIFYLAESLTSGGFNGRRCASYLTAMTGNCFLWGNLRMGGLVPKTGSSGIFYLETNASPPFSRN